Proteins encoded within one genomic window of Acidobacteriota bacterium:
- a CDS encoding ribbon-helix-helix protein, CopG family — MRRTQIQLDDATYEAVRRRAYERGRSMASVVRETLSEAFGTASPSQKPQRTIEDFTFVGMGVDPQPPEDLPVSVDHDKWLAEAIASRGDESDET, encoded by the coding sequence ATGAGACGCACACAGATTCAACTCGACGACGCCACCTACGAAGCGGTTCGACGACGAGCCTACGAACGGGGCCGCTCGATGGCGTCGGTGGTCCGCGAGACGCTGTCAGAGGCTTTCGGAACGGCCAGCCCGTCGCAGAAGCCGCAGAGGACCATCGAGGACTTCACCTTCGTCGGCATGGGTGTCGATCCGCAGCCGCCCGAGGATCTGCCGGTGTCGGTCGATCACGACAAGTGGCTTGCCGAGGCCATCGCCAGTCGCGGGGATGAGTCTGACGAGACATGA
- a CDS encoding VapC toxin family PIN domain ribonuclease yields MALLQHRLGRDAALAFASEARAFEIEWVDESLHASAVAALRGAPRSVGLVDQVSFLVMRRCQIDEALAFDRHFAAAGFRLYGT; encoded by the coding sequence ATGGCGCTGCTGCAACATCGCCTCGGCCGGGATGCGGCGCTCGCCTTCGCGTCCGAAGCGCGGGCGTTCGAGATCGAGTGGGTGGACGAGTCGCTGCACGCCTCGGCCGTTGCTGCGCTTCGCGGCGCGCCACGGAGTGTCGGTCTCGTCGATCAGGTGAGCTTTCTCGTGATGCGCCGGTGCCAAATCGACGAAGCACTCGCGTTCGACCGCCACTTCGCGGCGGCTGGCTTTCGGTTGTACGGGACGTAA
- a CDS encoding putative toxin-antitoxin system toxin component, PIN family, with protein sequence MRKRVPRISRAPTSIARSRRRGVRAGRDLTVSDAPTWVLDTNVLVSGLLSPFGPPGRLVDLVESGRLRIATDDRIEAEYRDVLARSRLGIDSSRREAFLAIVQFQEHVSAPPWMHAAPPDEDDTMFLEVALRVPERTLVTGNVRHFPPRCRGPVTVCSPRAAWERFLRLKQP encoded by the coding sequence CTGCGGAAACGGGTACCGCGAATCTCACGGGCGCCGACATCGATCGCGAGATCAAGGCGTCGAGGCGTGCGCGCAGGCAGAGATCTCACGGTGAGTGATGCACCCACGTGGGTGCTCGACACCAACGTGCTGGTTTCGGGGCTACTGTCGCCCTTCGGGCCACCCGGCCGGCTCGTCGATCTTGTGGAGAGCGGACGCCTGCGGATCGCAACGGACGACCGCATCGAGGCCGAGTATCGGGATGTTCTGGCACGCTCCCGCCTTGGCATCGACTCGTCCCGTCGCGAAGCGTTTCTGGCGATCGTGCAATTCCAGGAGCACGTTTCGGCTCCACCCTGGATGCACGCCGCGCCGCCCGACGAGGACGACACCATGTTCCTCGAGGTCGCCCTTCGGGTGCCCGAGCGCACGTTGGTCACCGGGAACGTCAGGCATTTCCCGCCGAGGTGCCGAGGGCCCGTAACCGTGTGCTCGCCGCGCGCCGCGTGGGAGCGGTTCCTCCGCCTGAAACAGCCGTGA